The genomic window GTCGTCGCCGTCAACGAGTTCGACGGCGCCTACCGGTACGAGCCGGAGGAGGTGCGCGCAGCGATCGACCTCAAGCCCGAGGTGCCGGTCGTCCTGTGCGACGCCCGCATAGCCAGCTCCGGGATCCGGACCCTGGTCACCCTCGTCCAGCACCTGCTGACCACCACCCCGGCACCGGCAGCGGCGCCGAGCTACGGAGCGCTCTCATGACGTACGACCCGACCGGACACCTGCTGCTCACCCCCGTCGACCGCGAGGCGCCCACGCGCGTGCGCAGGCTGCGTGAACTGGGCCTGGGCGAGCGGCCCGAGCCTGCCTTCGACGAGTTCGCGCACCGCCTCGCGGAGGTGACCCGGGCCCCGTACTCGATGGTCAACTTCATCGACGAGAACCGGCAGTTCTTCGCCGGGCTGCACACGCCGTCGGGTACGCACTCGGGCAGCGACCTGGGCGCGGCGACGGCGGCCGTGGGCGGTGACGTCAGCCGCTTCATGGCCCGTGACCACGGCTACTGCCCGCACGTGGTGGTACGACGCAAGGCGCTGGTCCTGGAGGACGTCTGCGACTACCCGCGGTTCGCCGGCAATCCGGTCGTCGACGAGATCGGCATCCGCTCCTATCTGGGGGCGCCGCTCATCGACCGCACGGGCATCGCGCTCGGCACCATCTGTGTGGTGGACACCGAGCCCAGGCCGTGGGGGCGGGCGGGTCTGGAGACCATCAAGTCGCTCGCTGCGGAGCTGGTGGAGCAGATCCACCGCCGCGAGGACGGAGGGCTGTGACGCACAACCGCGGGCCCGTGACGACCGGGTCCCCCGCAGTCGCAGTGCAACGCCTCCGGAGAGCCATCGGCCTCCGGAGGCGTCACCTGTCGTAAGGGCACCGCGTCACTCAAGGGCGCACGCCCCCTTCAGTACGCGGGTTCCAGCTGTGTCAGCTCGGAGAGCCGCTCCGACCACTGGCCCTTCCCCGTCCCCAGCGCCACCTCGGCCAGCCGCAGCAGCTGGATGTCGGAGGTTCCGGCGGGGGCGAAGATGTGGTGCGCGTCGCGCAGATACCGTTCGATCGGGCGGTCGGTGAACAGGCCGGCCGCCGCGTGGATCTCCATCGCGTTGCGCGCGGAGTCGAGCGCCGTCTCGACGTTCACGAGCTTGGCGTTCATCAGCTCGGCGTCGCAGGCCATCCCCTCGTCCAGCAGATGCACCGCATGGTAGGCGGTGAGCCGGGCCGTCATCAGCCGCGACTGCAGCTGGCCCAGCTTCAGCTTGACGGAGGGGAGTTCGTGCAGCGGCTTGCCGTAGCGCCGGCGCTCGGCGCAGAACCTGGTGGTCTCCTCCAGGATCGCCCGGTGGATGCCGAGCGAGACGGCGGTCAGGTTGGCCCGTCCGTACAGGACGCTGGAGGAGTACGCGACCGCGAGGCCGCCGCCCTCCTCGCCGAGGCGATTGCCCGCCGGGACACGGCAGTTGTCGAAGATCAGCTCACCGAAGCTGAACCCGTGCAGGCCCATCGTCGGCTTCTGCTCGCCGATATGGAAGCCGGGACGGCCGTTCTCGACGAGGAACGCGGTGAGACCGCCCGAGCCCTCTCCGGTGCGCACGACGACCCCGTGCAGATCGC from Streptomyces sp. FIT100 includes these protein-coding regions:
- a CDS encoding GAF domain-containing protein, which translates into the protein MTYDPTGHLLLTPVDREAPTRVRRLRELGLGERPEPAFDEFAHRLAEVTRAPYSMVNFIDENRQFFAGLHTPSGTHSGSDLGAATAAVGGDVSRFMARDHGYCPHVVVRRKALVLEDVCDYPRFAGNPVVDEIGIRSYLGAPLIDRTGIALGTICVVDTEPRPWGRAGLETIKSLAAELVEQIHRREDGGL
- a CDS encoding acyl-CoA dehydrogenase family protein, producing the protein MDGYFASRLHHQLRDQVRHFAESEVRPRVPAMEAARTVHRELSRLIAGQGWLGATISKAHGGMGAGHLAKTIIIEELSRVSGAMGAMVQASQLGVAKIVHYGSEEQKKTWLPAIAAGDCLPTIAVTEAESGGHVLGMSATAVRDGDDYILNGRKVYVGNSHVGDLHGVVVRTGEGSGGLTAFLVENGRPGFHIGEQKPTMGLHGFSFGELIFDNCRVPAGNRLGEEGGGLAVAYSSSVLYGRANLTAVSLGIHRAILEETTRFCAERRRYGKPLHELPSVKLKLGQLQSRLMTARLTAYHAVHLLDEGMACDAELMNAKLVNVETALDSARNAMEIHAAAGLFTDRPIERYLRDAHHIFAPAGTSDIQLLRLAEVALGTGKGQWSERLSELTQLEPAY